A portion of the Etheostoma cragini isolate CJK2018 chromosome 13, CSU_Ecrag_1.0, whole genome shotgun sequence genome contains these proteins:
- the LOC117955082 gene encoding V-set and immunoglobulin domain-containing protein 1-like — protein MGPTLRLLALLSIIGCVELISVTTPQRNINVTMGQSVLLQCAFVTNVATTGLTIQWDFISSASMTPQQLYYYQSGKDVVTKAYEGRLQPSSSPATTKNTSIVISNMQPSDSGVYTCQIHNFPDVDGPSEANIIVNVLEKPSVPYCAVHGDVESGHLVTLTCHSERGSPNPAYIWTRLDHTQTRRRVLGLVTTSGILQFQNISQFEFGEYQCNATNAVGFSTCTIELNPEAGDGVIAGAVIGALLGCVLIILVVWFIARTVKKHKYKEVKVSEAHVMKRSTPQAKEESDGVPVATTAGSLHAEEDEPQA, from the exons ATGGGCCCCACGTTGCGCTTGTTGGCGCTTCTGAGCATAATAg gATGTGTTGAACTGATCTCAGTCACGACTCCGCAGAGAAATATTAATGTTACAATGGGTCAAAGTGTCCTACTCCAATGTGCGTTCGTGACTAATGTAGCCACCACCGGCCTTACCATCCAGTGGGACTTTATTTCATCGGCCTCCATGACGCCACAGCAG CTGTATTACTATCAATCAGGGAAGGATGTCGTTACAAAAGCTTACGAGGGCAGGCTTCAACCTTCATCTTCTCCCGCCACGACCAAAAACACCTCAATAGTAATAAGCAACATGCAACCATCGGATTCCGGAGTCTACACTTGTCAGATTCACAACTTTCCTGATGTGGACGGACCTTCTGAGGCCAATATCATTGTGAATGTTCTTG AGAAGCCCTCTGTTCCTTACTGCGCCGTCCACGGCGACGTGGAATCAGGTCACCTGGTCACTCTGACCTGCCACAGTGAGCGTGGGAGCCCCAACCCGGCCTACATCTGGACCAGACTGGATCACACTCAGACGAGGAGGCGCGTACTGGGACTAG TGACCACATCTGGAATACTGCAATTCCAAAACATATCCCAGTTTGAGTTCGGGGAGTACCAGTGCAACGCTACAAATGCAGTGGGATTTTCAACTTGCACTATAGAGCTAAATCCCg AAGCGGGAGACGGAGTGATTGCTGGCGCGGTGATCGGCGCCTTGCTCGGGTGTGTCCTGATCATCCTGGTTGTGTGGTTCATCGCTCGCACGGTGAAGAAACACAAGTACAAGGAGGTCAAAGTCTCAGAGGCCCACGTGATGAA GAGGAGCACTCCTCAGGCAAAGGAAGAATCGGATGGTGTTCCCGTGGCAACCACAGCCGGCAGCCTCCATGCTGAGGAAGATGAGCCACAAGCCTGA
- the tmlhe gene encoding trimethyllysine dioxygenase, mitochondrial, which translates to MLTMFTRMLRPALKQAQLSPGVRNAQLPWRHMTHIRACAALSATLQPLEHCLVVNYGGTAIHLNYVWLRDHCRSAASYNSSTNQRNLDTGTIDLNIRPDHATLQNGHLVLTWPGGHVSEYSLSWLAENSYEGKKQGTIQPRILWNSDIYKKANIPSAKWDTFMSCDNEVKKFLQNYLLYGVAFVDDVPATVEATEAVTQRVSLIRETTYGRMWCFTSDFSRGDSAYSQLALDRHTDTSYFQEPCGIQVFHCLKHEGTGGRTLLVDGFYAAEKVRQRSPENFKLLSQVPIRHEYIENSANHRNHMTGIGPVLNVYPWNNEMYLIRYNNYDRSVINTIPHDLVQRWYEAHRELTAELRRPENELWVKLTPGKVIFIDNWRVMHGRDSFTGLRQLCGCYLTRDDVLSSARCFGLQA; encoded by the exons ATGTTGACCATGTTTACAAGGATGTTGCGACCCGCGTTGAAACAGGCTCAGCTGTCCCCTGGAGTCAGAAACGCACAGCTACCATGGAGACACATGACGCACATCCGCGCGTGTGCTGCGCTTTCAGCAACTTTGCAGCCACTCGAACACTGTCTAG TGGTCAACTACGGAGGGACGGCGATCCATTTGAACTACGTGTGGCTGCGCGATCACTGCCGCTCTGCTGCGTCGTACAACTCCAGCACCAACCAGAGAAACCTGGACACCGGGACTATAGACCTCAACATCCGTCCCGACCATGCAACTCTGCAAAATGGCCATCTCGTCCTTACAT GGCCTGGGGGCCATGTGTCAGAGTACAGCCTTAGCTGGCTAGCTGAGAACAGCTATGAAGGAAAGAAGCAGGGCACCATCCAGCCACGCATCCTTTGGAATTCAGACATCTATAAAAAGGCAAACATACCCTCTGCCAAATGGGACACGTTTATGAGCTGCGACAACGAAGTAAAGAAGTTTCTCCAGAACTATCTTCTGTACGGGGTCGCTTTCGTAGATGATGTCCCCGCTACAGTCGAGGCCACAGAGGCAGTGACCCAGAGAGTCAGCCTCATCAG GGAGACTACATATGGAAGAATGTGGTGTTTTACTTCCGATTTTTCCAGAGGAGACTCTGCCTACAGCCAACTGGCCCTGGACCGCCACACCGACACTTCCTACTTTCAGGAACCATGTGG AATCCAGGTTTTCCACTGCCTCAAGCATGAAGGAACTGGGGGAAGGACACTACTTGTGGATGGGTTCTACGCTGCTGAAAAAGTACGCCAGCGGTCCCCTGAAAACTTTAAACTCCTTTCCCAGGTGCCCATCAGGCACGAGTACATTGAAAACTCTGCCAACCACCGGAACCACATGACAGGCATCGGCCCCGTGCTCAACGTCTATCCTTGGAACAATGAAATGTACCTGATACG ATACAACAACTATGACCGATCAGTGATAAACACAATACCCCATGACCTTGTTCAGCGATGGTACGAGGCACATCGAGAGTTGACAGCAGAACTGAGGCGGCCAGAGAACGAGCTGTGGGTGAAACTGACTCCAGGGAAA GTGATCTTCATAGACAACTGGCGTGTCATGCACGGGAGGGACTCTTTCACCGGCCTGAGGCAGCTCTGTGGATGCTATCTGACCAGAGACGACGTCCTCAGCTCTGCACGCTGCTTCGGTCTGCAGGCCTGA